GGTCAGGTGACTGCTGTGACTCGGAGAGGTGAAGTGAAGGTGGAGTTGGACAAGGCCAGCGCTAAAGCAAGAGTGGAGGAGAGTGCGAAATGGGTGGCCAACAACATAGCGAAAGGGAGAGACACATACGGGGTCACAACAGGCTTCGGAGCCACCTCTCACCGCCGGACGAACAAGGCTCTGGATCTGCAGCGCGAGCTCATCCGATTTTTGAATGCGGGTGTGTTGGGGAAGGAGGAAGGGCTGCAGCTGCCGTCGGAGTACACCAAGGCTGCCATGCTCGTCCGAGTGAACACCTTAATGCAGGGCTACTCCGGTATCCGGTGGGAAGTCCTAGAAGCCCTGCAGAAGCTCATGGACTGTAACATCACTCCCAAACTGCCTCTCAGAGGAACAATCACGGCCTCCGGAGATCTGGTGCCTCTCTCCTACATTGCCGGGCTGCTAACAGGGCGCCCGAATTCGAGAGCCGTGACGGGTGACGGCGAGCAGTTGGACGCCCTGGAAGCGCTGAAGAGAGCGGGCATTAGTGGAGGACCCTTCGAATTGCAGCCTAAAGAGGGCCTCGCACTCGTCAACGGCACTGCAGTCGGCTCAGCAGTGGCGGCCTCCGTCTGCTTGGACGCCAACGTTTTGGCCGTCCTGACGGAGATTCTGTCGGCCCTGTTCTGCGAGGTTATGCAGGGCAAGCCCGAGTTCACGGACCCTCTGACGCACGAGTTGAAGCACCACCCGGGTCAGATTGAGGCGGCAGCGGTAATGGAACATCTTCTGGATGGCAGCGACTACGTCAAGGAGGCAAAGCGGGTGCAGGAGACGGATCCCCTCAGTAAGCCCAAGCAAGACCGTTACGCTCTGCGGACGTCCCCACAGTGGCTGGGCCCACAGATCGAAGTGATTCGCATGGCCACGCACTCCATTGAGCGTGAGATCAATTCCGTCAACGACAACCCCTTGATCGACGTGGCGCGTGACATGGCGCTCCACGGCAGCAACTTCTAGGGCACGCCTATTGGGGTCTCCATGGACAACACCAGAATTGCTTTGGCGGCCATCGGGAAGCTCACGTTTGCGCAGTTCTCGGAGCTGGTGTGCGACTATTACAACAACGGCCTGCCTTCCAATCTGAGCGGAGGGCCCAATCCGAGCCTGGATTATGGCTTCAAGGGTGCCGAGATCGCCATGGCCTCGTACACGTCGGAGCTGCAGTATCTGGCTTCCCCTGTCACCACACACGTGCAGAGTGCCGAGCAACACAACCAGGACGTGAACTCGCTTGGCCTCATCTCTGCCAGGAAGACAGCAGAAGCCATCCAGATACTGAAGCTCATGTCCGCCACTTATCTGGTGGCGTTGTGTCAGGCCGTCGATCTCCGGCACTTGGAGGAAAACATGTGAGCCGTGGTGAAGCACGTGGTGTTGGAGACAGCGAGGAAGACTCTCACCAGCGGGGAAGACGGATCTCTGCTCCCCACGCGCTTCTGCGAGAAGGAGCTGTTGCTGGTAGTGGACCATCAGCCGGTGTTCTCCTACATAGATGACCCCTCTAACCCTTCCTACGCGCTCATGCTTCAGCTCCGAGAAGTTCTCGTCGACGCGGCCCTCAAATGCCCTGTCGAAGATGACGACAACCAGCTCGGAACGCCACTGCTTTTTCGCAAGATTCCCGTCTTCCAAAAGGAGTTGAAAGCTTGGCTAGACAAGGAGGTCCCCACCGCTCGGGACAGATTCCATGCGGGAGACTTTCCCATACCCAATAGAATAAAGAAATGCAGAACCTACCCAATCTATAAGTTCGTGAGATCCCAACTGGGAACGGACTTACTGAGCGGGGCGAAGACGCGGAGCCCTGGAGAAGACATCGAAAAAGTGTACCGCGGCATTTGCAAGTCGGAGAAGGTGTTTGGTGAAGTAGTGGTGAAATGTTTGGATATGTGGCGTGGCTCGGCTGGGCCCTTCACTTCGCGGCCACAGCATCCCCCTGTGTCACCTGCGCCATTCAATGCATCGTATTGGTCTTGGTTTGACACCGCCAAATCGCCCTCCGCCACCAGCGGCAGAGGATTCTGGAATTCTGCCAACGCCACCCTCTGATTTCATCTTCCACCCTTAAAATTAAGTTGTCTACCATAGTGAACCCATTTTACCCTCTGCCGCATGAATGATTCTGCAAACCGttccaaaataaaattttcaatggAACATTTTTTTCCCTTTAACAAATTCAACTTTACAATTTATTTTAAATGCGAGTTTATGCCTGTGTTAAAATTTGTAAGCTCTTTCACGTTCGGATTTCCTCCGCTTGTGGAACATGCAATGTAGATCATAAAGAGCATATCTGTTAAAGAGATCATATATTACAAACAAGAAAGGTAATTGACAATTCTTTTATtagtaattttttatattatttttggatAACTTAATAAAAATTGAATTGATGCTATCAAAAATCTCAAAATAATAGCTTTAAATTCTTAACTCATTTATGAAAATctttttaaaaattgcaaaaagaaaagtATTTAAAAGCTTGAGAGAtactatatatataaatcataattcaaaataactaatatttaattttacAAAATCCTCTCTCTAATAACTTCTTATctcataattttatttatatactttttacatatattattgtaacgacaccctattgtgtcctaaggggtcataggacaccatatgaccccttatgacaccatacgacccataatgacatcctattgtgtcttaaggggtcatatggtgtcctaaggggtcataggacaccatatgaccccttacaacaccataacgacccataacgacacctaaggggtcatatggtgtcctatggccccataggacaccatatgaccccttaggtgtccatacgacccataacgacaccatattgtgtcctaaggggtcatatggtgtcctaaggggtcataggacaccatatgaccccttaggacaccatacgacccataaggacaccatattgtgtcctaaggggtcatatggtgtcctaaggggtcatacgacaccatatgaccccttaggacaccatacgacccataacgacaccctattgtgtcctggggggtcatatggtgtcttgaggggtcataggacaccatatgaccccttatgacaccatacgacccataacgacacctaaggggtcatatggtgtcctatggccccataggacatcatatgaccccttaggtgtccatatgacccataacaacaccatattatgtcctaaggggtcatatggtgtcctaaggggtcataggacaccatatgaccccttaggataccatacaacccataacgacaccatattatttcctaaggggtcatattgtgtcctaaggggtcataagacaccatatgaccccttaggacaccatacgacccataacgacaccctattgtgtcctaggtggtcatatggtgtcataaggggtcataagacaccacatgaccccttacaacaccatacgacccataacgacacctaaggggtcatatggtgtcctatggccccataggacaccatatgaccccttaggacaccatacgacccataacgacaccatattgtgtcctaacgagtcatatggtgtcctattataggacaccatatgaccccttaggacaccatacgacccataacaacaccatattgtgtcctaaggggtcatatgatgtcctaaaggtcatatggtgtcctaaggggttataggacaccatatgaccccttaggacaccatacgacccataacgacaccatattgtgtcctaaggggtcatatgatgtcctaaagggtcataggaaaccatatgaccccttaagacaccatacgacccataacgacaccctattgtgtcctaaggggtcatagggcaccatatgaccccttacgacactatatgacccataacaacaccctattgtgtcctaagaggtcatatggtgtcctaaggggtcataggacaccatatgaccccttacgacaccataacgacccataacgatatctaaggggtcatatggtgtcctatggccccataggacaccatatgaccccttaggtgtccatacgacccataatgacaccatattgtgtcctaacgggtcatatggtgtcctaaggggtcataagacaccatatgaccccttaggacaccatacaactcataacgacaacctattgtgtcctagggggccatatggtgtcctaaggggtcataagacaccatatgaccccttagggtaccatacgacccataacaacacctaaggggtcatatggtgtcttatggccccataggacaccatatgaccccttaggtgtccttacgacccataacgacaccatattgtgtcctaaagggtcataagacaccatatgaccccttaggacactatacgacccataacgacacctaaggggtcatatggtgtcctaagacaccatattatgtcctaaagagtcatatggtttaatttttatggttgtggctatcaaactatagggtatagagagaaatttatcaaaggttaaaaaatttcaatggaagtcatatggctagcgccatatttggcactagccaaatgagttgcacaaaaaaaaggttatagggtatagagtagaaatttattaaaaggtaaaaaatttcaatggaagtcatttggtgctagccaaatgagctgcacaaaaaaaggttatagggtatatagttagtgtttagtttaaagtaaaaaatttcaatggaagtcatttggctagtgccaaatgaGCTACACTAAAAAACGGTTACATGGGACCCTTGActcgtgatccaagcccacattctctcattttgtcttctttttgcgcatgatcagacaaaaaaatgctttttgcatggtgttgacattttatgcaaggttattttatacattccattagctctccaccaccttttttttcatttggcaacgtcaaagaggaagaacatagttttttttttatcaaatttgaataattgagataatattttcttgtttttagatttcaaatacttattaagtgttattttgtttaaatgttagaataaaagagtgagtcaaaattgattataatcctattagatttacattagatttaacaatgcatttgaaggaagttgcataagaaaattatttgtttagtggtttaaaataaaatttgcaatttcatacatccttttaaagatcttatgaaataatttagaaaaggaatacatgaaataatttcaatttcatatatccattttaacatatgcataatcatcatcataCCGAGGAAATGACAAAAAAATGTAACActggaagagcgtgaagctaagaatgcaaaaaaaagagaaggaatgaagcaacttcgtaaacaaaggaaattgaataccatagaagaagaggtgtcaattgaagagTGCCAATTGAAGAgatgccaattgaagaggaacatgaaatatccatccaatctaagagagagacaaaattggccacacaaaggcaacggatacaaaaccttcatgcaatgagacaattgaatcccgaggttgagagcatgtctaccacaattcaagttgaaggcaccccatctcttacatctcaagttgaaggcacaccatctcttattggcacaccattggtgtctacaacatctcatattgaatgcactccctctatgacatttgacgttgcaagtacttcacgactgacatcaagtattggagctacaccatcttgtacacctcaatttcaaggtatgtcatcattttcatctccagtTGAAGGTatgacacctatccctaatgttgttgacattcctaatcttgagataactcaaagtttgagaacacctcctagagttttgcatagaaagcctaagtatttgattgatattgatgctaatgttttgaaactaatggttgacaagtttccgaagcatacttgtcaaagacatgctaaccagatatggaaaatattttttgagcctttaaatgagacaggaagatgtcaattatttgttgaaatgatgagaaatctgaaatttaggcctataatgaagattcttgggctaagaacatcgattgaatcaagcaacaaatctattgtgaagaatctgatgaatgcatatgatactattggttctaactcacgcgcaaaagatagtaatgccacacgacgtgtcattacatcaacaattgtaagcactcaaactaagaaagcccacctccttagaaagacaagtaaacaattgaagataagtagacaaactctaatgagagatttgggaaggcgacaaagagcggaggatctgtataacaatgagttatgggcattttctggtagattaccatggaaagataaagcaattgttgaaaccttgagatccctaattgaagatttttggaagaataacacaagggtctctccaaatcaaagagatgttgtaagaaggaggattggtagtaaaatccatgatccacatccgaaacattttttggatatgactcaaacacaattttttgccaagtttcaacgtatgtatcctcaaataaaaattagtcaaaggttatttgaaatggtaaagcctttttatgtcaaaataaatcacacacgcacaacttgttgttgtagagtacatattgaattttctaaccattatgatgtttatcaatgcatatgtatagatttgcatgctaacaatgttttgcaggaatgcaacataaatggtccactgacatcttcaagggaattcatatctagcatcttatgtgaaagagtagatggtcaagtatattacaataagttttgcttggatggcacatgtgttgattgtggtggattgcgacatttacaaatttgtcaacatatggatattggacaagaaattggtaatgaattagtagaatttggaaaatataagacagtggccgacatgctaaaagatggaaaagaagcaaaaaggtgtgaattggttagtgagaagattccagtgtatcagtttatgggcatctttcatgagaatatagtgtatgagtatgcaaggcataaccatcgagcttgTTGGTTGcactcacaatttaagctatgtaaggacacatttccacttcatacaatcgtttcaattgttgactttgcagagaactacacactacaactacAGAacaaggtgcaatcacaatattacaactccacacaagttgccatatttgtgcatatagcattcattcatgcacatgatagtatggaagaggataggaagatattgagggagtatcatttttacatcagtgatgattgctcacactctacagagtttgtgcaaggttgttttcagatattctacgatgatttggctagccgaggcatatcattccgtcaacatatcatatggtcagataattgtgcatcacaatttaagaactctcagatgttttattggttgagtaggatgcataagttgattgctattcaacatatgtggaatttctctgaggctgggcatggaaaaggggagcatgatggtgcaggagcatgtattaaaagagctttagcacgagaagagttaaagtacaaagggaatgcaaacttgaaagatgcaaaatcaattgttcaatggtgcaatggtacaattggtccaggtaatcaaggtaagtctttagttcacagatttttttggttggtagatgatactaacattgcaaaattagaagattgttgcacattgataggatcgagtgagttacactctttcaaaatctctaatgcaggttcatggactatccatacgcggcggatggcatgttattgttcttcatgtagagatggtgcctataatgattgtgagtcaaaggagtgggtggatgaatggtgtatgagacctctaatcccacttgagacataccgacCTCCAAGTGCACTACACCTCacatagatggaagcatcaattgactttgtcagatttagtccaaccaggtaaattatccacatgcaattttttgtactttaatattttaccttagttgtttgctaaattcttctcactttatcattgcagggcatgtttatgtagtaattgcagctgaagataatgaagaaggaatagattattacctgtgtcgttgtgtggatgcaaaaaagaaattggatcacctgtggtagatggagaaaatattgagtaccccacaggatcagtagttgttactagtacatggcttagaaggtacccagtgaagaagtctaacttgtggttgttcgaggacttcaagacacataggaagattcttcattattctaaccttgttgtagcttcaaatgttcatttgatcagatatgggggtagaccactaaacaagaacctatggaaggttcatgagtctgaccatgaggccatactagacatgataaagagtagagtagatccagatggttcattggattaaatgtaaatgtaaaaaattgtaatatcaatcttatttggatatatgtacatgacttgtatttttgactactcgaggcattgtaatataaaaaaatatgtttttgtcttgttttgtgtgattttatgtaaataatgtcattttggaccattagagatcacatgggatcatttcgtgaagtataccctgttaatatggtaaaagatgtaaaaaatgctcatttgttgtcaatcactcaaagtgtgaaaaattatcaaaattcggcatggtttttcttgatgttagtgacatgtaagaacgatccatctgatcctgcggggtcgtgttatgacactctaaaaaatcctctctcggtttgggtagactcagatccagttgctcgtggtgactctttctcggtcacgacaaaaagtgtcagatgagttcaatgaaaagttgcacaatgccccatctttcaatctgctcatcgcagcaccgaaccatcagctcgtacgcGTTGGgatggctgggtttatgctaggaattccttcttttttctctccaactcgccctatcgttgcgggccacaccctagcagccaaatcgcccaagtgctcaaattgctcaaagttgtcaatattcggcatcgcgtttcttcgttcccgttaatcataagaacgatatgtctgatcctacagggtcgtgttatggcactctaaaaaagcctctctcggtttgggtagacttggatccagttgctcgtggcgactctttctcagtcgcgacaaaaagcatcagatgagtttattgaaaagttgcacaatgccccatctttcaatcctcttgtcgtggcaccgaaccgtcagcttgtacgcgttggggtggctgggtttacgctaggaattccttctttttgctctccaacttgctcgatcgttgcgggccacaccctagcagccaaattgcccaagtgctcaaattgctcaaagttgtcaatattcggcatcgcgtttctccatgcccgttaatcataagaatgatccatctaatcctacggggtcgtgttatggtactctaaaaaagcctctctcggtttgggtagactcggatccaattgctcgtggtgactctttctcggtcgcgacaaaaagcgtcagatgagttcaatgaaaagttgcacaatgccccatctttcaatttgcTCGTTGCGGCACCGAACCGCCAGCTTGTACCCATCAGGGTAGCCAAgcttatgctaggaatgccttcttttttctctccaactcacccgatcattgcaggccacaccctagcagccaaatcgcccaagtgctcaaattgctcaaagttgtcaatatttggcatcacgtttctccatgcccgttaatcataagaatgatccgtctaatcctacggggtcatgttatggcactctaaaaaagcctctctcggtttgggtagactcggatccaattgctcgtggtgactctttctcgatcGTGagaaaaagcgtcagatgagttcaatgaaaagttgcacaatgccccatctttcaatccgctcatcgcgacaccgaaccgtcagctcgtacgagTCGAGGTGgccgggtttacgctaggaataccttctttttgctctccaactcgcctgatcgttgcgggccacaccctagcagccaaatcgcccaagtgctcaaattgctcaaagttgtcaatatttggcatcacgtttctccatgcccgttaatcataagaatgatccgtctaatcctacggggtcatgttatggcactctaaaaaagcctctctcggtttgggtagactcggatccaattgctcgtggtgactctttctcgatcGTGagaaaaagcgtcagatgagttcaatgaaaagttgcacaatgccccatctttcaatccgctcatcgcgacaccgaaccgtcagctcgtacaagtcggggtggccgggtttacgctaggaataccttctttttgctctccaactcgcctgatcgttgcgggccacaccctagcagccaaatcgcccaagtgctcaaattgctcaaagttgtcaatattcaactTTGAGCACATATAACCATTGATGCTTTATATTCAATATAATTTCCTTGTCAACAAATAAGGTCAATGTTAAAGTAATAGAGATTCAAAATGATAAAACCACAAAGTGCAAGATGATTGTGATGATGACATATAACATAAGAGTTTTCTTTTGTCCATTATGCATGTACAACAGTTCCAGCATGATTTTTTAAATAGTGGCATATTTGCTTGGACAACATTGCTACTAGAATCCACAAAACTTTTCTttctgatccttttcttttttaagAAATCGTTCACTACTTTCAACTTTGTAATGTTATTCAAAAAGTCACTTCGAATAGAGGGTTTGAAAAGATACTTGAAACATTGCATCAATAAGAAGCCAAAATTTGACCTTGAAGTTTCATTATGCATCTTTTTCATTCTTAGCTATTCTATTTAGTTCGTTTATGTTTCGACTGTAGATTCATGCATTGTCTCATTTATCTATGAATAatgctatttttattttctttatttcatcttgatttAATTACTCTTGTCATTAGCTAGTAGGCTAATTGTTTGAATTTTGACAAAGTACCAATATTATAGTTTCAATTTTAGAAACAATTCTTTTGTCTTAAACCTCTTGATTATATATATGCATTACAATAGTAGTTAGTTGTATTTGAGATACAAAAAACACAAATAGGATTGAAAtatcttcatttaaattatgttccTAAAGATTTAAATATAGTCATTTGAAGGTAGATGACATCTTGAATACAAGAGATGGGAATGAAAATTCTATTTAAAAGAACGCTGTAAATTGGACATTCAaagacataaaaaaataaaattatatatatttattctaaAAATAGAGATTTGGAGGGAGGGTCATACTCTAAATTATCAGAAAGGGAAATAAATTGAATTTAGTTGGATCAAAAAGAGGAGATGGTATTCATATAAATCTTGAATGATATCTCAATCACAATATCCATTCCAATCATTTCAATAATAGATAAAACTATTGATCTAGTAACGTAGGTGTATCAATAAATCCACAATGTGTAAATTCAAAAGATCTTATCTTGTAATACATAACCTTAAAATGAGATGGGGGATAAATCAAACTTATTTGATCATCTGAATATTTATCTTTTTGGTGAAGGCATCATTCAAGTTTGACCTTCCAAAGACCTTAGGCTAAGAAGAGGATGTTTGCTGGTATTATGTGGTACTATTaaaataatggtttatatttaagACAATAATCACTATTTTTCAACCCTAAGGAGGAACTTATCAAAGAAGTACATCATTAGATTGGACTATAGAATTTCCCCCCTAAAAATTGGAAAGAAAACATATTGATGTAAATAACAAATCAGGTGGGTTGGTATATTGAGATCTTAGAGGAAATACAACAATCTACATATGTTTGAGTGTGTGTTAAGTTTGATTTGTCAAAATCAATTTCACAGGAAATAAGGATAGGCTTCCCTTTGGGAGTATGGAGAGAGAACTTTTATATAAGAATTTGTTGTTCCAAAGTTATAATTGTAGACATGTGTCCTGTATGAAAGAAAATCCCCTTGACAATTTTGAGAATGTTTCTAATTATTTAAGCTCTCAAAACTAGATAAGAACAAGAATACACTCCATGTCAAAAAGGTTCAAGGACCATTTGAAAGCATATCTTTAAAAGAAGAAATCGCATCCAATCTTTCTATTAAAGTAAATATGAACATGAGAAACTATTGGTTTATATGGATGATAAATTAGG
The nucleotide sequence above comes from Cryptomeria japonica chromosome 11, Sugi_1.0, whole genome shotgun sequence. Encoded proteins:
- the LOC131860356 gene encoding phenylalanine ammonia-lyase-like; this translates as MLQLREVLVDAALKCPVEDDDNQLGTPLLFRKIPVFQKELKAWLDKEVPTARDRFHAGDFPIPNRIKKCRTYPIYKFVRSQLGTDLLSGAKTRSPGEDIEKVYRGICKSEKVFGEVVVKCLDMWRGSAGPFTSRPQHPPVSPAPFNASYWSWFDTAKSPSATSGRGFWNSANATL